The Leptospiraceae bacterium genome includes a window with the following:
- a CDS encoding DUF368 domain-containing protein, whose product MSNPIDIEYRTWKSKLILYLKGFSMGTADVIPGVSGGTIALISGIYEHLIFAISTIRIEEIKKFYQRYFKNQKEVKSDIPFLFLMVLGLGIASGILLMSKIIPFLMEYYTFYMYSLFFGLILFSTTIPYKKMDHGWREYLLMGVFAIITFLIMGTEPYKNFYIQLENPQTSTPIKLDDSGKFTLKLTPEEKENSLLKIYHQNEILGEIPLKELQPEYVWEKHRAFFRIKDEKTHYLIKGSLAKDHWFSFFETYPNRYLWIFFVASVAICAMILPGISGAYMLVLFGEYQNILKALHQWQFDVIFVFLLGMSVGILSFVRLLKFLLEKYHSLTMAALTGFLIGSLTKIFPFRYLDKPTTQEIALGVVVAILGAGFLYFLERLSIKLGDPEPPV is encoded by the coding sequence ATGTCAAATCCTATTGATATAGAATACCGAACGTGGAAGTCAAAATTGATTCTTTATCTAAAAGGTTTTTCAATGGGGACCGCAGATGTGATCCCTGGAGTTTCAGGAGGAACAATCGCTTTGATCTCTGGCATCTACGAGCACTTGATCTTTGCTATCTCCACAATTCGCATTGAGGAAATAAAAAAATTCTACCAACGCTACTTTAAAAATCAAAAAGAAGTCAAGTCCGATATCCCTTTTTTGTTTTTGATGGTTTTAGGATTAGGGATAGCCTCGGGCATACTGCTTATGTCCAAAATCATTCCGTTTTTGATGGAATACTACACTTTTTACATGTATTCCTTGTTTTTTGGTTTGATACTTTTTTCCACCACCATTCCCTACAAGAAAATGGATCATGGCTGGAGAGAATACCTCTTGATGGGGGTTTTTGCAATCATCACTTTCTTAATCATGGGAACAGAGCCCTATAAAAACTTTTACATCCAGTTGGAAAATCCTCAAACCTCCACTCCCATCAAGTTGGATGACTCTGGAAAATTTACCCTCAAGCTAACTCCAGAAGAAAAAGAAAACTCTCTTCTGAAAATCTATCATCAAAACGAGATCTTGGGAGAAATTCCTCTGAAAGAACTACAGCCCGAATATGTATGGGAAAAACATCGAGCGTTTTTTCGTATCAAGGACGAAAAGACCCATTACCTGATAAAAGGCAGTCTTGCGAAGGATCACTGGTTTTCTTTTTTCGAAACCTATCCAAATAGATACTTATGGATTTTTTTTGTGGCTTCGGTAGCCATTTGTGCGATGATTTTACCGGGGATTTCTGGAGCTTATATGCTGGTTCTCTTTGGCGAATACCAAAATATTTTGAAGGCTTTGCATCAATGGCAGTTTGACGTGATTTTCGTGTTTCTTTTAGGTATGAGTGTTGGGATTTTGTCGTTTGTTCGTTTGTTGAAGTTTTTATTAGAAAAATATCATTCTTTGACGATGGCAGCCCTCACAGGATTTCTCATTGGAAGCTTGACCAAAATCTTTCCCTTTCGGTATTTAGATAAACCCACAACCCAAGAAATTGCGTTGGGAGTTGTGGTTGCCATTTTAGGAGCAGGGTTTTTGTATTTTCTCGAGAGACTCTCGATTAAGCTGGGGGATCCCGAACCTCCAGTCTAA
- a CDS encoding CapA family protein translates to MKKKSFIFINVLLSISLLAQERVSFAVVGDIMNHQLQIDTSYRAQCDCWDYKPSFEKIKPYLESADITIGNLETTLPGKRELFSGYPEFGAPDELLDALRWSGFDILTLANNHTIDKKALGVVRTKKRVLEEGLIPLGTYFDFEDFEKNSVFLYEKNQIRFAFLNFTYGTNGKVVPYPHLVDEIEFEALRKRIAQAKKHRPDVVILLLHYGTEYQTEPDVYQRAVVRLALLEGVDIILGGHPHVLQPFEILRMRDKYGVEKERLIVWSLGNFISNQKRINTDGGMVFEFQVVKKNQEIFIQNVDYLPVYVDFYQWHVVLPITEHIFLSKELNPHRRPIYPMDWKNEKYYIYFKNPHVHNKDKMVLFFKNAVKILKTLPKRLEIRTS, encoded by the coding sequence ATGAAAAAAAAGAGCTTTATTTTTATTAACGTTTTACTCAGCATTTCTCTTCTTGCGCAGGAAAGGGTTTCTTTTGCTGTGGTCGGGGATATCATGAATCACCAACTTCAGATTGACACTTCTTACCGAGCCCAGTGTGATTGCTGGGACTACAAACCTTCTTTCGAAAAAATCAAGCCTTATCTTGAGTCGGCTGACATTACGATTGGGAATTTAGAAACCACTTTGCCCGGAAAGCGAGAGTTATTTTCTGGTTATCCTGAGTTTGGAGCTCCCGATGAGCTTTTGGATGCTCTGCGGTGGTCCGGCTTTGACATTTTGACGTTAGCGAACAACCACACGATCGATAAAAAGGCGTTGGGGGTGGTTCGAACGAAAAAACGTGTTCTCGAAGAAGGTTTAATCCCTTTGGGAACTTATTTTGATTTTGAGGATTTCGAAAAGAACTCCGTTTTCTTGTATGAGAAGAACCAAATCCGTTTTGCGTTTTTGAATTTCACTTATGGCACAAACGGAAAAGTAGTTCCGTATCCTCACCTTGTGGACGAAATCGAGTTCGAAGCTCTACGAAAACGGATTGCTCAAGCCAAGAAGCATCGACCGGATGTGGTGATTCTTCTGCTTCACTATGGCACAGAATACCAAACCGAACCTGATGTTTATCAAAGAGCGGTTGTTCGTTTAGCACTTTTGGAGGGTGTGGACATTATTTTGGGAGGGCATCCTCATGTCCTTCAACCCTTCGAGATTCTTCGCATGAGGGACAAATACGGTGTGGAAAAAGAACGCTTGATTGTTTGGTCCTTGGGGAATTTCATTTCCAATCAAAAACGTATTAACACCGATGGCGGCATGGTTTTTGAATTTCAGGTCGTAAAAAAGAACCAAGAAATCTTCATCCAAAATGTAGATTATCTTCCTGTTTATGTGGATTTCTATCAATGGCATGTGGTTCTTCCTATCACAGAACACATTTTTCTTTCGAAGGAGTTGAACCCCCATAGACGTCCCATCTACCCAATGGACTGGAAGAATGAAAAGTATTATATCTACTTTAAAAATCCCCACGTTCACAACAAAGACAAGATGGTATTATTTTTCAAAAATGCAGTGAAAATCCTCAAAACCCTACCCAAACGTTTGGAAATCAGAACTTCCTAA
- a CDS encoding phosphatidylserine/phosphatidylglycerophosphate/cardiolipin synthase family protein: MMNPFAFYFDGDSFFEQLKKDLQKAKSYIYIEFYIFQFETIGKEILHILKQKRLKNNVKIKILVDGIGSREYTEKIQKEIQGTQIEFAIYKPLIFKFLIRKGYHRRNHRKLILIDDKILYTGGMNIKDTFSQKLMGENHWRDTMIRIGNSKTNPEIRNIFYQAKLDFLSIWQISKKGFYFLRRWMHTLTYLQKNQNYIIFSSVNRKRQIQFRKFFFQFIQNTKKFLYIATPYFIPPLRLIRILKSKAESGVDVQIMTAGNTDVWLARQAGRAIYSTLLKSGVKILEFRSRIFHSKHTINENGVIVGSSNIDYRSFLHNLEIDMFLADKTVIEIFLDQWKKDEEECEKIIYPEWKRRPLLEKITESFAYGFRYYL; encoded by the coding sequence ATGATGAATCCTTTTGCTTTTTACTTTGATGGAGATTCTTTCTTCGAACAACTCAAAAAGGACCTACAAAAAGCAAAGTCATATATTTATATTGAATTTTATATCTTTCAATTCGAAACGATTGGGAAAGAAATCTTACACATACTTAAACAAAAAAGGCTCAAAAATAACGTTAAAATCAAAATCCTAGTCGATGGTATCGGAAGCCGAGAATATACAGAAAAAATTCAAAAAGAAATCCAAGGTACTCAGATTGAATTTGCCATTTATAAACCTTTGATTTTTAAATTTTTGATTCGAAAAGGCTATCATCGAAGGAATCACCGCAAACTGATTTTGATTGATGATAAAATTCTCTACACTGGTGGGATGAATATTAAAGATACATTTTCTCAAAAACTCATGGGAGAAAATCACTGGCGAGATACCATGATACGAATTGGGAATTCCAAAACCAACCCAGAAATCCGAAACATTTTTTATCAAGCTAAATTGGATTTTTTGAGCATATGGCAGATTTCGAAGAAAGGGTTTTACTTCTTGCGACGATGGATGCACACTCTAACGTATTTACAAAAAAACCAAAACTACATTATTTTTTCCTCCGTGAATCGAAAGCGACAAATCCAATTTCGTAAATTCTTTTTTCAATTCATCCAAAATACAAAAAAGTTTTTATACATCGCCACTCCTTATTTTATCCCGCCTTTACGCTTGATTCGAATATTGAAGTCCAAAGCCGAAAGTGGTGTGGACGTGCAAATCATGACTGCAGGAAACACAGACGTCTGGTTAGCACGCCAAGCCGGTAGAGCGATTTACTCAACACTTCTGAAATCAGGAGTCAAGATTTTGGAATTCCGAAGCCGCATCTTTCACTCAAAACACACAATTAACGAAAACGGAGTCATCGTTGGTTCTTCGAATATTGATTATCGTAGTTTTTTACATAACTTAGAAATTGATATGTTTTTGGCAGATAAAACGGTCATCGAGATCTTTTTAGACCAGTGGAAAAAGGACGAAGAAGAATGCGAAAAAATCATCTATCCTGAATGGAAAAGGCGTCCCCTCTTGGAAAAAATCACTGAGTCCTTTGCTTACGGATTCCGCTATTACCTTTAA
- a CDS encoding DUF1564 family protein, whose amino-acid sequence MRNQIQFLAQEKHIVCINLNPNHFRYLLYLSQKKFFGDIPKTIEYLIKTHRNRIYQLSISHKKRTLTARYQPKTNEYQRFWISISPVMWGRLFQLRMYMGYSISYLLRMLLELEMMRNSIGQKNSQRRNNSPTLEFTYHNYDDRVVVDVLTGFVVFDFYDGIFLQRAS is encoded by the coding sequence ATGAGAAATCAAATCCAGTTTTTGGCTCAAGAAAAGCACATCGTATGCATAAACCTAAATCCAAACCACTTTCGTTATCTTTTATATTTATCTCAGAAAAAATTTTTTGGAGACATCCCAAAGACAATAGAATATCTGATCAAAACCCATCGAAATCGAATTTATCAATTATCAATATCCCACAAAAAAAGAACCCTCACAGCCAGATACCAACCGAAAACCAATGAATACCAAAGGTTCTGGATTTCAATCTCTCCTGTAATGTGGGGTAGGCTTTTCCAACTGCGTATGTATATGGGCTATTCCATAAGCTATCTTTTGAGGATGCTACTGGAACTCGAGATGATGCGCAATTCCATAGGACAAAAGAACTCCCAAAGAAGAAATAACTCACCAACTCTAGAGTTCACTTACCATAATTATGACGATAGGGTTGTGGTGGATGTGCTTACTGGGTTCGTGGTCTTTGATTTTTATGATGGGATTTTTCTACAGAGGGCTTCTTGA
- a CDS encoding YceI family protein, with protein MKRITFVFSVLFSISLWAGNYVIDQAHTKVGFEITHMMISTVEGQFKDYVANFEYDEKTNTLNKVEAKIQVASIDTENQKRDDHLRSEDFFDVKKFPTMEFVSNEKLVIKPGEEKILKGKLTIKGITRNVDLKVRYVGSVKDPWGNERIGFEATTKINRRDYNITWNKLLEGGGLVVGDEVTIRIRGEGIKQK; from the coding sequence ATGAAAAGAATCACCTTTGTTTTTTCAGTGTTGTTTAGCATTTCTCTTTGGGCAGGAAATTACGTTATTGATCAGGCTCACACAAAAGTGGGGTTTGAAATCACCCACATGATGATTTCCACCGTCGAGGGACAGTTTAAAGATTATGTAGCAAATTTTGAGTATGATGAAAAAACCAATACTCTCAATAAAGTAGAAGCGAAAATTCAAGTGGCTTCAATTGACACTGAAAACCAAAAGCGAGATGATCACTTGCGAAGTGAAGACTTCTTTGATGTAAAAAAATTCCCCACTATGGAGTTTGTCTCTAACGAAAAGTTAGTCATCAAACCCGGAGAAGAAAAAATCCTCAAAGGTAAATTAACCATCAAAGGTATAACGAGAAATGTGGATTTAAAAGTTCGTTATGTGGGTTCTGTGAAAGATCCATGGGGGAATGAAAGGATAGGTTTTGAAGCTACGACCAAAATCAATCGAAGAGACTATAACATCACTTGGAACAAGCTCTTAGAAGGAGGTGGTTTAGTTGTTGGTGATGAAGTAACTATTCGTATTCGTGGGGAAGGAATAAAACAAAAATAA
- a CDS encoding ABC transporter ATP-binding protein, producing the protein MNEYVIELIDLHKSFDGRPVLQGVNLQIRRGETMVILGGSGTGKSVTMRHIVGLTKPDKGDVKVFGKSIVNCDEKTLSEIRSRIGVLFQSGALINWLTVFDNVALPLREHRLYKEKEIEKIVLEKLDWLGLLPAKDLLPDSISGGMKKRVGIARALTTNPEILLYDEPTSGLDPVMSQVINELIRKLQRELHVTQVVVTHDMNSAYYVADRITFLYKGRVEMIGTPEEIQKTDNLLIQQFIQGKTEGPLEIDAGDPTKRKKT; encoded by the coding sequence ATGAACGAATATGTGATTGAGCTGATTGATCTCCACAAATCCTTCGATGGACGTCCGGTGCTACAAGGTGTGAACTTACAAATCCGACGTGGAGAAACAATGGTGATATTAGGTGGTTCTGGAACGGGAAAATCAGTGACAATGCGTCATATTGTTGGTCTTACGAAACCCGATAAAGGAGATGTGAAGGTTTTTGGGAAGTCAATTGTCAATTGTGATGAAAAAACCCTGAGTGAAATCCGCAGCCGAATTGGAGTGTTGTTTCAAAGTGGAGCTCTGATAAACTGGCTTACCGTCTTTGATAACGTAGCATTACCATTACGGGAACACCGACTTTACAAAGAAAAAGAAATTGAGAAGATTGTGCTTGAAAAACTGGATTGGTTGGGGTTGCTTCCCGCAAAAGATTTGCTGCCTGATAGTATCTCAGGAGGGATGAAGAAACGAGTAGGGATTGCCCGAGCTCTGACAACAAATCCAGAGATTTTACTTTATGATGAACCCACATCAGGCTTGGATCCCGTGATGAGTCAAGTGATTAATGAGCTCATACGAAAACTTCAAAGGGAACTCCATGTGACACAAGTAGTGGTTACTCATGACATGAACTCTGCATATTATGTAGCGGATCGAATTACGTTTTTATATAAAGGAAGAGTAGAAATGATTGGAACACCTGAAGAAATCCAAAAAACTGATAACCTCCTAATACAGCAATTTATTCAAGGAAAAACCGAAGGACCATTAGAAATTGATGCAGGAGATCCGACCAAAAGAAAAAAAACCTAA
- a CDS encoding ABC transporter permease, which yields MMTGSKIFALFQSVIRLIKKVIKIYLIDPFIGAGETLYLIFRVVLSLPHLVFKINVTLHQMYIYGFKSLFVVSVVAVFTGMLLSLQSGLALKDFGQEELVGQLLVVTLTREMAPFMTALILSASVGSAMAAEIGTMKVSEEIDALEVMSIDPVKFLVLPRMVGFTIMIPVLSNYASLLGILGGSLVAKTQLGVEYETFYDLALSVLKSKTGLKDIWVGNFKAFVFGLIISSISCHQGLKAQGGAIGVGRAVRLSVVLSYLFVIMFGYFISAIFYR from the coding sequence ATGATGACAGGAAGTAAAATCTTTGCTCTTTTTCAGTCTGTGATTCGACTAATCAAAAAAGTAATTAAGATTTATTTGATTGATCCTTTCATTGGTGCTGGGGAAACCCTTTACTTAATCTTTCGAGTTGTGTTGAGCTTGCCGCATCTGGTTTTCAAAATCAATGTCACGTTGCATCAGATGTATATCTATGGATTCAAATCCCTTTTTGTGGTGAGTGTGGTTGCGGTATTTACGGGTATGCTTTTGAGTTTGCAAAGTGGCTTGGCATTGAAGGATTTTGGACAAGAAGAATTAGTTGGTCAATTATTAGTAGTGACTTTGACGAGGGAGATGGCACCCTTTATGACAGCATTGATTCTTTCGGCTTCTGTTGGTTCAGCAATGGCAGCAGAAATTGGAACAATGAAGGTTTCCGAAGAAATCGATGCTTTAGAGGTGATGTCCATTGATCCAGTGAAGTTTCTGGTTTTGCCACGAATGGTGGGTTTTACGATTATGATTCCTGTGCTTTCGAACTATGCTTCCCTTTTGGGGATACTTGGAGGAAGTTTAGTGGCAAAAACCCAATTAGGAGTTGAATACGAAACCTTTTATGATTTAGCTTTGAGTGTCCTCAAAAGCAAAACAGGACTCAAAGATATATGGGTAGGAAACTTCAAGGCATTTGTGTTCGGTCTTATCATTTCTTCTATTTCGTGCCATCAGGGTTTGAAAGCCCAAGGTGGAGCAATCGGTGTGGGTAGAGCTGTGCGATTATCGGTCGTCTTATCCTATCTTTTTGTGATTATGTTTGGCTATTTTATCAGTGCGATTTTTTATAGATAG
- a CDS encoding WG repeat-containing protein encodes MIKIIKIKALLLICLIYFFSKYALLSKELLLPVVKNQNCEFYLPSGERLFRVPCEDVGKQSYHPIPVKHQGKWGYVDSKGDWWIAPEFDFADNFYGNYARVRKENHFGMIDLNKKQVIPTKYRYLGNFDPDTELLPFQCESSQQPEFGYMNIKEQVLISCQFQQASEFRNQIAKIRKWDLYGFLYYDKQRQTHRIQYDFKFRLAGELGNQLVYVLHKHSFFYFKPMTHEFIKIDDTYIPGNFSITDPLAKFQDTQTGWYGYWNTKLEIQIPAIFLEADDFWFGFAKVKGSKNYRNFINFIDKNSLYSDYQKQQYEEFYINTKGERITF; translated from the coding sequence ATGATAAAAATAATAAAGATAAAAGCTCTTTTGCTGATTTGCTTGATTTATTTTTTTTCGAAATATGCTCTATTATCAAAAGAGCTACTTCTTCCAGTAGTTAAGAATCAGAATTGTGAGTTTTATTTGCCCTCAGGAGAACGACTTTTTCGGGTCCCATGCGAAGATGTAGGAAAGCAAAGCTACCATCCTATTCCAGTAAAACACCAAGGAAAATGGGGTTATGTGGATTCAAAGGGTGATTGGTGGATTGCCCCAGAGTTTGATTTTGCTGATAACTTTTATGGAAATTATGCTCGCGTAAGAAAAGAAAACCACTTTGGCATGATTGACCTCAACAAGAAACAAGTTATCCCCACTAAATATCGTTATTTAGGGAATTTTGATCCCGATACAGAACTTTTGCCATTTCAATGCGAAAGCTCACAACAACCCGAATTCGGTTATATGAACATAAAAGAACAAGTTTTGATTTCTTGTCAATTCCAACAGGCATCGGAATTTCGAAACCAAATAGCAAAAATCAGAAAGTGGGATTTATACGGGTTTTTGTATTATGATAAACAAAGGCAAACTCACAGAATTCAATACGACTTTAAGTTTCGATTAGCAGGGGAATTAGGAAACCAGCTTGTATATGTTTTGCATAAACATAGTTTTTTTTACTTCAAACCCATGACTCATGAATTCATCAAAATTGATGATACTTACATTCCTGGCAATTTTTCAATCACCGACCCTCTGGCAAAATTTCAGGACACCCAAACAGGCTGGTATGGTTATTGGAACACAAAACTGGAAATCCAAATCCCTGCCATTTTTTTAGAAGCGGATGACTTTTGGTTTGGCTTCGCAAAAGTAAAAGGATCAAAAAATTATAGAAATTTTATAAACTTTATTGATAAAAATTCTCTATATTCTGATTATCAAAAACAACAATACGAAGAATTCTATATCAACACAAAAGGAGAAAGAATTACTTTTTGA
- a CDS encoding 8-oxo-dGTP diphosphatase, translating to MEPLFFNTDFKDLYFIKYNSKFFLFRPNLWIEFYHKNPKEFQENLRILFKVFEFKKLKFNVIYHQEEDIKSFFLGIKEKFTFKKVDLLKERMEETKSSILDLFFRQKFRKYSLTLLKKNQALLLGWKKKGLGEYYYNGFGGKVNPKEKVIDAAKREVWEETGLEVEDLVFSGKLHFLFLDPQKPNVKGYVFLSEKFSSEPKETDEMIPQWFTLPEVIQESTISELFEKLPFSQMWEDDPFWFSYLFRGYFFVGYFLMNEKNQILKMALKIRDPCKKFKK from the coding sequence ATGGAACCTTTGTTTTTTAATACAGATTTCAAAGATTTGTATTTTATCAAGTATAATTCTAAATTCTTTCTTTTTCGACCTAATTTGTGGATTGAATTTTATCATAAAAACCCCAAAGAATTTCAAGAAAACCTACGCATTTTATTTAAAGTTTTTGAATTCAAGAAATTAAAATTCAATGTGATTTATCATCAAGAAGAAGACATAAAATCATTTTTCTTGGGAATCAAAGAAAAATTCACTTTTAAAAAAGTGGATTTGCTTAAAGAACGCATGGAAGAAACAAAAAGCTCAATTTTGGATTTGTTCTTTCGGCAGAAGTTTCGAAAATATTCCCTTACACTTCTCAAGAAAAATCAAGCTCTTCTTTTGGGATGGAAAAAAAAGGGATTGGGGGAGTATTACTACAATGGTTTTGGGGGGAAAGTAAATCCTAAAGAAAAAGTGATAGATGCAGCCAAAAGAGAAGTCTGGGAAGAAACCGGACTCGAGGTGGAAGATTTAGTATTTTCTGGGAAGCTCCATTTTTTGTTCTTGGATCCACAAAAACCAAACGTCAAAGGATATGTTTTTCTTTCGGAAAAATTTTCCTCAGAACCAAAGGAAACCGACGAAATGATCCCTCAATGGTTTACGCTTCCTGAGGTGATTCAAGAATCTACAATATCGGAACTTTTTGAAAAACTTCCTTTTTCTCAAATGTGGGAAGATGATCCTTTTTGGTTTTCTTATTTGTTTCGGGGTTATTTTTTTGTCGGGTATTTTCTCATGAATGAGAAAAACCAAATTTTGAAGATGGCACTGAAGATCCGAGATCCTTGTAAGAAATTCAAAAAGTAA
- a CDS encoding CBS domain-containing protein produces the protein MKPVTISDLMTKKFITVSPEDYVIDVIELFEKHKVHHLPVKDKKTKEIIGMLSEKDIKDFINLMKLLQQEKYKLKVKDIMTTPIFAYYEDVGIDQAAQAMLDNKIHAIMVVSRDTEEYIGIITVTDLLKYLAQHKQYHNP, from the coding sequence ATGAAGCCAGTTACTATCTCTGATTTGATGACAAAAAAATTCATAACTGTTTCTCCGGAAGATTACGTGATTGATGTGATAGAGCTCTTTGAAAAACACAAAGTTCATCATCTGCCCGTAAAAGACAAAAAAACCAAAGAAATCATCGGAATGCTTTCTGAAAAAGATATCAAAGACTTCATCAACTTGATGAAGTTACTCCAACAAGAAAAATACAAACTGAAAGTAAAAGACATCATGACGACCCCCATTTTTGCCTATTATGAGGACGTGGGAATAGATCAAGCTGCCCAAGCCATGCTCGATAACAAAATCCACGCCATTATGGTGGTTTCACGTGATACAGAAGAATACATCGGAATCATCACCGTCACTGATTTACTCAAATACCTTGCCCAACACAAACAATACCACAACCCATAA
- a CDS encoding UbiA prenyltransferase family protein, which translates to MELSEKIRLYIKLIRVYQWTKNGFVFLPFVFAQEAIDLALSPFSESSKLLFFKLLISFFAFSFLASSVYVLNDWKDRNLDRLDPKKRYRPIASGKVTKNEAIVIFFVLFFLSFTLAGLLRSQFAIYLLLFYFLMNIAYSYGAKKVLLLDVFLIAVGFVIRVLFGAFAINIPASPWLISTTFFIALFLGFYKRYFEVLSVPAEKMIGGMYHRESLRSFIDISAGLAIMTYSLYTITGTHAESNLYWTIPFVVIGIFRYYTLIENPENKEGNPADVLLTDPFLIFVIILWLVSCYGLILYHYLTK; encoded by the coding sequence ATGGAACTTTCGGAAAAAATCAGGCTATATATCAAACTAATTCGAGTTTATCAGTGGACCAAAAATGGATTTGTGTTTTTGCCATTTGTTTTTGCTCAAGAGGCAATTGATTTAGCCTTATCTCCTTTTTCTGAATCATCAAAGTTATTGTTTTTTAAACTTTTGATTTCTTTTTTTGCTTTTTCATTTTTAGCCAGTAGTGTGTATGTTTTGAATGATTGGAAAGATAGAAATCTGGATCGTTTGGATCCCAAAAAACGTTATCGCCCCATTGCAAGCGGAAAGGTAACCAAAAACGAAGCTATTGTGATTTTTTTTGTTTTATTTTTTCTTTCCTTCACTCTCGCCGGTTTATTACGAAGCCAGTTCGCAATCTATCTACTTTTGTTTTACTTCTTGATGAATATTGCTTACTCTTACGGTGCAAAAAAGGTTCTTCTTTTAGACGTATTTTTGATTGCTGTGGGATTTGTTATTCGAGTTTTGTTTGGGGCTTTTGCGATCAATATTCCGGCAAGCCCATGGTTGATAAGCACAACTTTTTTTATTGCTTTGTTTCTGGGATTTTACAAACGATATTTTGAAGTTTTATCAGTTCCTGCAGAGAAAATGATTGGTGGGATGTATCACCGAGAATCTTTGCGAAGCTTTATTGATATTTCAGCGGGTTTAGCTATCATGACGTATTCCCTCTATACCATTACAGGAACCCACGCAGAGTCCAACTTATATTGGACCATTCCTTTCGTTGTGATAGGCATTTTTCGTTATTACACTTTGATTGAAAACCCCGAAAACAAAGAAGGCAACCCAGCGGACGTTCTCCTCACGGATCCCTTTTTGATTTTTGTGATCATCCTTTGGCTTGTTTCATGTTATGGCTTGATTTTATATCATTATTTAACCAAGTAA